From one Trifolium pratense cultivar HEN17-A07 linkage group LG1, ARS_RC_1.1, whole genome shotgun sequence genomic stretch:
- the LOC123902170 gene encoding probable metal-nicotianamine transporter YSL7: MKLNLTTGIIPSLNVSAGLLGFFFVKTWTKVLEKSGLLNQPFTRQENTVIQTCVVAASGIAFSGGFGSYLFAMSPTVAKQSSGNVMMDVKIPGLGWMIAFLFVVSFLGIFSVVPLRKIMIVDFRLTYPSGTATATLINSFHTTEGAKLAKKQVQALGKFFSFSFLWGFFQWFFTSGDSCGFSSFPTFGLEAYQRKFFFDFSATYVGVGMICPYIINISLLIGGILSWGVMWPLIEDKKGDWYPSDLKQSSLHGLQGYKVFIAIAMILGDGLYNFVKVLGRTLYGLYNQFKHNSVAPSQDLSPTLSFDDKRRTEMFLKDQIPSWFAISGYVIIAIISTITIPYIFHQLKWYHILCIYIFGPALAFCNAYGCGLTDWSLASTYGKLAIFIICAWAGAANGGVIAGLAACGVMMNIVSTASDLMQDFKTGYMTLASPKSMFVSQIIGTAMGCIISPCVFWLFYHAFGTLGQPGSPYPAPYALVYRNIAILGVDGVSALPKNCLVLCCVFFAGAIIINLVRDLAGEKYAKFIPVPMAMAIPFYIGSYFAIDMCVGSLILFVWQKVDRAKADAFGSAVASGLICGDGIWSLPSSFLALGGVQPPICMKFLSRAANVKVDAFLGS, from the coding sequence ATGAAGCTTAATCTTACAACTGGTATTATTCCTTCTCTCAATGTTTCGGCCGGATTGTTAGGTTTCTTCTTTGTCAAGACATGGACTAAAGTGCTTGAGAAATCGGGTTTGCTGAATCAACCGTTTACAAGACAGGAGAATACTGTTATTCAGACTTGTGTTGTTGCTGCAAGTGGCATTGCATTTAGCGGCGGCTTTGGTAGTTACTTGTTTGCAATGAGTCCAACTGTTGCAAAACAAAGCAGTGGCAATGTGATGATGGATGTTAAGATTCCCGGTTTAGGATGGATGATTGCGTTTCTATTTGTTGTTAGCTTTCTTGGTATATTTTCGGTGGTTCCACTTCGAAAGATTATGATTGTTGACTTCAGATTGACATATCCAAGTGGTACTGCAACAGCTACTCTTATCAACAGTTTCCATACAACAGAAGGTGCCAAACTAGCAAAGAAGCAAGTACAAGCACTTGGAAAGTTCTTCTCCTTTAGTTTCTTGTGGGGTTTTTTCCAATGGTTTTTCACTTCCGGTGATTCTTGTGGATTTTCAAGCTTCCCAACATTTGGTCTAGAAGCCTATCAAAGAAAGTTCTTCTTTGATTTTTCAGCTACCTACGTCGGGGTTGGGATGATATGTCCATATATAATCAATATATCACTACTCATTGGTGGAATTCTTTCTTGGGGTGTCATGTGGCCTCTCATCGAAGATAAAAAAGGAGATTGGTACCCTTCTGATCTCAAACAAAGCAGTTTACATGGTCTTCAAGGCTACAAAGTTTTCATAGCCATAGCAATGATTCTTGGTGATGGTCTATACAATTTTGTCAAAGTTCTTGGCCGCACTCTTTATGGTCTGTATAACCAATTTAAACACAACAGTGTAGCACCCTCCCAAGATCTCTCACCTACACTTTCGTTCGATGACAAGCGCAGAACCGAGATGTTTCTCAAAGATCAAATCCCCTCCTGGTTTGCTATCTCCGGCTATGTCATTATTGCAATAATCTCAACCATCACTATTCCCTACATTTTCCACCAGCTAAAGTGGTATCACATACTTTGCATTTACATCTTTGGACCGGCGCTAGCCTTTTGCAATGCCTACGGTTGTGGACTGACAGATTGGTCCCTTGCATCCACCTACGGAAAATTAGCCATCTTCATTATCTGTGCTTGGGCAGGTGCAGCTAACGGCGGTGTCATAGCTGGTTTAGCAGCATGTGGTGTCATGatgaacattgtttctaccGCTTCAGACCTTATGCAGGACTTTAAAACAGGTTACATGACATTGGCTTCCCCGAAATCCATGTTTGTCAGCCAAATTATTGGAACTGCTATGGGATGTATTATATCACCGTGTGTTTTCTGGCTATTCTACCACGCTTTCGGTACTCTTGGTCAACCTGGTTCACCGTACCCTGCACCTTATGCACTTGTTTATCGTAACATAGCTATACTAGGTGTGGACGGTGTCTCTGCTCTGCCGAAAAACTGTCTTGTACTTTGCTGCGTGTTCTTTGCTGGAGCAATAATTATTAATCTTGTTCGCGATTTGGCCGGAGAGAAATATGCCAAGTTTATTCCTGTTCCTATGGCTATGGCTATACCTTTCTATATTGGAAGCTATTTTGCTATTGATATGTGTGTTGGAAGCTTGATATTGTTTGTTTGGCAGAAGGTTGATAGGGCTAAGGCTGATGCATTTGGATCGGCTGTTGCTTCTGGTTTGATTTGTGGAGATGGCATTTGGTCACTTCCTAGCTCCTTTCTTGCTCTTGGTGGTGTGCAGCCTCCTATTTGCATGAAATTCTTGTCTAGAGCAGCAAATGTAAAAGTTGATGCCTTCTTAGGATCTTAA